The Algoriphagus sp. TR-M9 genome has a window encoding:
- a CDS encoding alpha-L-fucosidase yields MNTPTQLQRLFKFALALVLAITLSKPAFSQENPEKMEWFEDAKLGIFIHWGIYSVNGIDESWSFFNDYISYEDYMKQLDGFTASKYDPEKWAKLIKSSGAKYAVLTAKHHDGVALWDTKASELSVVKKTPAGKDLVGPLMEALEKEGIKKGIYYSVLDWSHPDYDRKTRTTYRYKNDPVRFQKFVDFNFQQLEELSTQYDPDLYWFDGDWEHKPEEWKSAELKEKLLGYNPNLIINSRLGKGFGDYDTPEQGVPVSRPSSEYWELCMTMNNSWGYQGNDHQYKSPSELLRIFVDCLHMGGNLLMDFGPKPDGTIPEQAVNILNEFGRWTSKHESAIYDTQAGIPDGHVYAPTTLSEDKTILYIYLDYKVNESLAIKGLKNKIQRVWVVGNGTKLQSREVGKMYWSAVPGMKYIDIPDNVYDKDITVIAVLLDGPVDLYREKGQVIESN; encoded by the coding sequence GTGAATACCCCTACTCAACTTCAGCGACTGTTTAAATTCGCCCTAGCGCTAGTTTTGGCTATAACTCTTAGCAAACCTGCATTCTCTCAAGAAAATCCTGAGAAAATGGAATGGTTCGAAGATGCTAAACTCGGAATCTTCATCCACTGGGGAATCTACTCAGTAAACGGCATAGACGAATCCTGGTCCTTTTTCAATGACTACATCAGCTATGAAGACTATATGAAGCAATTGGACGGATTCACCGCTTCGAAATATGATCCAGAAAAGTGGGCAAAACTCATCAAAAGCAGCGGGGCAAAATACGCCGTTCTTACCGCTAAGCATCATGATGGAGTGGCGCTTTGGGACACCAAGGCATCTGAGCTCTCTGTAGTCAAAAAGACACCAGCCGGAAAAGATCTAGTAGGGCCCCTGATGGAAGCATTGGAAAAGGAAGGGATCAAGAAAGGCATCTACTACTCTGTCTTGGACTGGTCACATCCTGATTATGACCGTAAAACCCGTACAACCTACCGCTATAAGAATGATCCGGTGCGTTTTCAGAAATTCGTAGACTTTAACTTCCAACAGCTCGAAGAACTCTCTACACAATACGATCCAGACCTTTATTGGTTTGACGGGGATTGGGAACACAAGCCGGAGGAATGGAAAAGTGCCGAACTCAAGGAAAAACTTTTGGGCTACAACCCAAACTTGATTATCAATTCGCGTCTAGGCAAAGGCTTTGGGGACTATGACACTCCTGAGCAAGGTGTGCCGGTGAGCAGGCCGTCCAGTGAGTACTGGGAACTCTGCATGACCATGAACAACAGCTGGGGATATCAGGGAAATGATCACCAATATAAAAGTCCAAGTGAACTGCTTAGAATTTTTGTCGACTGCCTTCACATGGGAGGAAATCTCCTAATGGACTTCGGTCCAAAGCCAGATGGCACCATTCCCGAGCAAGCTGTAAACATCCTAAATGAATTTGGTCGCTGGACCAGTAAGCATGAGTCAGCAATCTACGATACGCAGGCTGGCATTCCGGACGGTCATGTCTACGCGCCGACCACACTTTCTGAGGACAAAACGATTCTTTACATCTACCTCGACTACAAGGTCAATGAATCATTAGCAATCAAAGGCCTGAAAAACAAAATCCAACGAGTTTGGGTAGTCGGAAACGGCACCAAACTCCAATCCCGTGAAGTGGGAAAAATGTACTGGAGTGCTGTACCAGGCATGAAGTACATCGACATCCCTGATAATGTCTATGACAAAGACATTACCGTAATCGCCGTATTACTGGATGGCCCTGTGGATCTTTATCGTGAAAAAGGCCAGGTGATTGAGAGTAATTAA
- the rpsU gene encoding 30S ribosomal protein S21: MIIVNVKENESIEKALKRFKKKFDKTGAVRELRARQAFTKPSIKRRAQVIKAAYKQHLQEEANK, translated from the coding sequence ATGATCATAGTTAACGTAAAAGAGAACGAATCAATCGAGAAAGCGCTGAAGCGTTTCAAAAAGAAGTTTGACAAGACTGGTGCAGTCCGTGAACTTCGTGCGAGACAGGCTTTCACTAAGCCTTCTATCAAGAGAAGAGCACAAGTAATCAAAGCAGCTTACAAGCAGCATCTTCAAGAAGAGGCTAACAAATAA
- a CDS encoding tyrosine-type recombinase/integrase, protein MIDSFANYLEFEKKSSPHTVEAYRRDLTQFEEFLELSFEKNEISEAEHPELRAWVIDLVESGLSTTSVNRKIATLRSYYKFLLRSRIISADPTYKLKALKNPKKLPEFVQEETIIAVLEESVYEPTFEGQRDRMVMEFLYLTGVRLSELVNLRWSDINLIEESVKVLGKRKKERIIPITKGLKQNILLYKKVFEETFSKVGQSEYFIVSNQQKQSYPMMIFRIVRKYLDLFAQTTKRSPHVLRHTFATHLLNKGADLNAVKDLLGHANLAATQVYTHNSMEKLKAVFEQAHPKA, encoded by the coding sequence ATGATCGATTCCTTTGCCAATTATTTAGAATTTGAGAAAAAAAGTAGCCCGCATACTGTGGAGGCATACCGTCGGGATTTGACCCAGTTTGAGGAGTTTTTGGAGCTTTCTTTTGAAAAAAATGAAATTTCTGAAGCTGAGCATCCCGAGCTTAGGGCATGGGTGATCGATCTGGTAGAGAGTGGGTTGAGTACTACCTCGGTAAACCGGAAAATTGCCACGCTGAGGTCGTATTACAAGTTTTTGCTCAGATCACGGATCATTTCCGCCGACCCAACGTATAAGTTAAAAGCACTTAAAAACCCGAAAAAACTTCCCGAGTTTGTGCAGGAAGAGACGATTATTGCCGTTTTAGAGGAAAGCGTTTACGAACCCACATTTGAAGGTCAGCGGGACCGAATGGTGATGGAATTTCTTTATCTCACCGGAGTCCGTCTTTCTGAGTTGGTAAACTTAAGGTGGTCAGACATCAATCTGATTGAAGAATCGGTGAAAGTGCTGGGCAAAAGGAAAAAAGAAAGAATAATTCCTATTACAAAAGGACTAAAACAGAATATTTTGCTGTACAAAAAAGTATTTGAAGAAACATTTTCTAAAGTAGGCCAAAGTGAGTATTTTATTGTCAGCAATCAACAAAAGCAAAGTTACCCTATGATGATTTTTCGCATCGTCAGGAAGTATTTGGATCTTTTTGCGCAGACTACCAAGCGCAGTCCACACGTTTTGAGGCATACCTTTGCTACTCACCTACTCAATAAAGGCGCTGACCTGAATGCTGTCAAAGATCTGCTAGGCCATGCAAATCTGGCGGCCACTCAAGTGTACACGCACAATTCCATGGAAAAACTTAAGGCTGTGTTTGAACAGGCACATCCGAAAGCATAA
- a CDS encoding HPF/RaiA family ribosome-associated protein, whose translation MKLQMHSIHFDADRKLIDFIQKKADKLDTYYDQIIDGEVFLRLDKNDSNANKIVEIKMNVPGKQFFTKSQSDSFEAASDDAIEGLRRQIKKYKEKVVLAKQ comes from the coding sequence ATGAAACTGCAGATGCACTCCATCCATTTTGACGCCGATCGAAAATTGATCGACTTTATTCAGAAAAAAGCTGACAAACTGGATACATACTATGATCAGATCATAGACGGTGAGGTTTTTTTGAGGTTAGATAAAAATGACAGTAACGCAAATAAGATTGTGGAGATCAAAATGAACGTACCCGGAAAGCAGTTTTTCACCAAAAGCCAATCGGATTCTTTTGAGGCCGCTTCAGATGATGCTATAGAAGGGCTGCGGCGTCAAATCAAGAAATACAAAGAAAAAGTAGTGCTGGCTAAGCAGTAA
- a CDS encoding ArnT family glycosyltransferase, translating to MQKTPNYTLYFWLVTFGMVLAKILFTLRPEIDLFTEEAQYWLWSQNMAWHYYSKPPLVAVLNYLSTAVMGNTELGVRINAILCGAGMSWVVFLFGQRLYSPKVGFWAAMILQAMPLWWLASTFHMTDSALSFFWILAVYLAYRGIEESKLKYWVWAGMASALGLMAKMVMILIFPFLLLFLIYAKQWKEQRSFYLVFLGISLIGFAPMLIWNWQNDFYTFKHLAALSGGGGGTAPFDFGKALKQFFEYVGGQLAMVSVFVLPVFAGFVIRSRFYARRKSIYLVLAPVMSWAGFAFLSFLTSIEVNWPVFAYSSLAIALAAWVCEQKPLWIKLRNWGIGLSIALPLLFILPDVTFLKTVKPIKKAEKSAFRRMAGYDPLAARLQTLRDSLELQDAFIFSETYHMASELSFYLPDHPQTYMLNMGARKNQFDLWPGLEQFLGEEKVGIFVSWNYDSPGDFASFRELIYEEELPVSFRGEPLRVATIQVWRKLETFDPYRPDTY from the coding sequence ATGCAAAAGACCCCCAACTATACTTTATACTTTTGGCTAGTCACCTTCGGGATGGTTTTGGCTAAGATTTTATTCACTTTGAGGCCAGAAATAGACCTGTTTACAGAGGAAGCACAATATTGGCTTTGGTCCCAGAATATGGCCTGGCATTATTATTCCAAGCCTCCTTTGGTGGCCGTTCTCAACTACCTGAGTACTGCAGTAATGGGAAATACAGAACTGGGCGTTCGTATTAATGCCATCCTGTGCGGAGCGGGGATGTCTTGGGTGGTATTCCTTTTTGGGCAAAGGCTCTATTCTCCCAAAGTAGGTTTCTGGGCAGCGATGATTTTGCAGGCTATGCCCCTGTGGTGGCTTGCATCTACCTTTCACATGACCGATAGCGCGCTCTCGTTCTTTTGGATTTTGGCGGTTTATCTCGCTTACCGGGGTATAGAGGAAAGCAAATTGAAATACTGGGTCTGGGCTGGGATGGCTTCTGCTTTAGGTTTGATGGCCAAAATGGTCATGATTTTGATTTTTCCATTTCTGTTGCTTTTTCTGATTTATGCTAAGCAATGGAAGGAGCAAAGGAGTTTTTATCTGGTTTTTTTAGGCATTAGTTTGATAGGATTTGCGCCTATGCTGATCTGGAACTGGCAAAATGATTTTTATACTTTCAAACATTTGGCGGCACTCAGCGGAGGTGGAGGTGGGACTGCACCCTTTGATTTTGGGAAAGCGCTGAAGCAGTTTTTTGAATATGTGGGTGGTCAGCTGGCGATGGTTTCGGTGTTTGTGCTTCCGGTCTTTGCAGGCTTTGTGATCCGATCTCGCTTTTATGCCCGGAGAAAATCAATTTACCTGGTGCTTGCTCCGGTTATGTCCTGGGCCGGTTTTGCATTTCTGAGTTTTCTGACCTCCATAGAGGTGAACTGGCCGGTGTTTGCTTATAGCTCTCTGGCAATTGCTTTGGCAGCCTGGGTCTGTGAGCAAAAGCCGCTTTGGATAAAACTCAGAAACTGGGGGATAGGGCTGAGCATTGCATTGCCGCTGCTGTTTATACTGCCGGATGTTACATTTCTGAAAACTGTGAAGCCTATCAAAAAAGCCGAGAAATCTGCTTTTCGAAGAATGGCCGGCTACGATCCATTAGCTGCTAGGCTGCAAACCCTGAGGGATAGTTTGGAACTACAGGATGCCTTTATTTTTTCAGAAACCTATCATATGGCTTCCGAGCTTTCGTTTTACTTGCCAGACCATCCTCAAACGTACATGTTAAACATGGGAGCCAGGAAAAATCAGTTTGACCTATGGCCTGGGCTGGAGCAGTTTCTTGGAGAAGAAAAAGTGGGGATTTTTGTGAGTTGGAACTATGATTCTCCTGGGGATTTTGCAAGCTTCAGGGAGTTGATCTATGAGGAAGAATTGCCGGTTTCCTTCCGTGGTGAGCCATTGCGAGTAGCTACGATACAGGTATGGAGAAAGCTAGAAACCTTTGATCCTTATAGGCCAGACACCTATTGA